The following proteins come from a genomic window of Finegoldia magna ATCC 29328:
- the holA gene encoding DNA polymerase III subunit delta: MDFSLAKQKLDNNLLSNLVLIHGEEKFYIEKYLSLIKEHYNAQSFDEYDLSDFEKIYSSSETIPMFSDKRLILIDDVDLSKTGISKNKDNIDKLMLYIKNIPEYTLIIITSYGNVFKSKLLKEIAHYGADIEFNKLNRNQFKAYIINYLKGKKLNNNIVNIFIEYSLYLIKNSEKTLIDVNNELDKFKNLEKEEITEQDLNSLINQYDKNIFDLTDSIAQKNLSETIYYLDLLINDTSDSFKTLHMIIRLFRNLLYLKELLRLKVSPNEITKKLKISSYELNKIQNFVKIWRYDQLRFAIHKMYEIEITLKSNILNSKYYIENSICDILAKK, encoded by the coding sequence ATGGATTTTTCATTGGCGAAACAAAAATTAGATAATAATTTACTATCCAATTTAGTACTGATACACGGAGAAGAAAAATTTTATATAGAAAAATATCTATCATTAATTAAAGAACACTACAATGCTCAAAGTTTTGATGAATACGACTTATCAGATTTTGAAAAAATATATAGCTCATCCGAGACTATTCCTATGTTCAGTGATAAAAGGCTTATTTTAATAGATGATGTAGACTTAAGCAAAACAGGAATTTCTAAAAATAAAGATAACATTGACAAGCTGATGCTTTATATTAAAAATATTCCAGAATATACTTTGATAATCATAACATCATACGGCAATGTATTTAAGTCGAAATTATTGAAAGAAATAGCACATTATGGTGCTGATATTGAATTCAATAAGTTAAACAGAAATCAATTCAAAGCATATATAATTAATTATCTAAAAGGTAAGAAGCTTAATAATAATATTGTTAATATTTTCATTGAGTATTCTCTATATCTTATTAAAAATTCTGAAAAGACATTAATTGATGTTAATAATGAACTTGATAAATTTAAAAACTTAGAAAAAGAAGAAATAACAGAACAAGATTTGAATTCTTTAATAAATCAGTATGATAAAAATATATTTGATTTAACGGATTCAATAGCACAGAAAAATTTATCTGAGACAATATACTATTTAGATTTACTGATAAATGATACATCAGATAGTTTTAAAACACTTCATATGATTATTAGACTGTTTAGAAATTTATTATATTTAAAAGAATTGTTGCGTTTAAAAGTATCTCCAAATGAAATTACAAAAAAGTTAAAAATTTCATCATATGAGCTAAACAAAATTCAAAATTTTGTTAAAATTTGGAGATATGATCAATTAAGATTTGCTATTCATAAAATGTACGAAATAGAAATAACTTTAAAATCTAATATTTTAAACTCAAAGTATTATATTGAAAATAGTATATGCGATATTTTAGCAAAAAAATAA
- the lepB gene encoding signal peptidase I, which yields MKKFMNSKLSNILFTIFIAFIVVFIIKTYILETQFLKTSNMSPTLNSGDFLLINKLNKVTGYIKNTDIVEYYDEKNSKICIARVIAKPKDSVEIINDDIFINGKKIYEPYILLQQSKKLNNNKWVLDDDEYFVINDDREHGSYNDSRYIGPIKKDYILGVVFFRLYPVDKIGSI from the coding sequence ATGAAGAAATTTATGAATAGCAAGTTATCAAATATACTTTTTACAATATTTATAGCATTTATTGTTGTATTTATAATCAAAACTTATATATTAGAAACGCAATTTTTAAAAACATCTAACATGAGTCCAACACTGAATTCAGGAGATTTTTTACTAATTAATAAATTGAATAAGGTAACTGGATACATAAAAAATACTGATATAGTTGAGTATTATGATGAAAAAAATTCAAAAATTTGTATCGCAAGAGTTATTGCTAAACCAAAAGATTCCGTTGAAATTATAAATGATGATATATTTATTAATGGAAAGAAAATATATGAACCATATATTTTATTACAACAATCGAAGAAGTTGAATAATAATAAATGGGTTTTAGATGATGACGAGTATTTTGTCATAAATGATGATAGAGAGCATGGTAGTTATAATGATAGCAGGTATATTGGGCCTATAAAAAAAGATTACATACTTGGTGTTGTTTTCTTTAGACTATATCCTGTTGATAAAATTGGTTCGATTTAG
- the hrcA gene encoding heat-inducible transcriptional repressor HrcA: protein MNEHLTQRKFNILLATIDNYIKTAQPIGSRVLSKNYNIGFSPATIRNEMSDLGDLGYLVQSHISSGRIPSQKAFRLYVDYILDKLYKSDESSSSLMSIRKPYERIVEPEKLIKSSSQFISEITQYPVISMLKKSDKMRLSHIELLPISEYNYVLLTLYDSGDLNHTVISSEQIIEQNELIKINFLLKKLFLGKNLNEVYDNLEEFSSKYKYNDLFKGAITEIIENEKDKLSSMYVSVEGLSNIFKYSEYNDLSKVQSIIEYLEDKDKIVSILNSSDNFLDIKVGDENNEQPLVENTIIKSSYFFNKNNIGVIAIVAPMRMNYELSIEAMFKLSRRINGLIIRGDYYER, encoded by the coding sequence TTGAATGAACATTTAACGCAAAGAAAATTTAATATCTTACTAGCTACTATAGATAATTATATAAAGACAGCTCAACCAATCGGATCACGTGTTTTATCGAAAAATTATAATATAGGATTTAGTCCAGCAACAATTAGAAACGAAATGAGCGATTTAGGTGATTTAGGATATTTAGTACAATCCCATATTTCATCGGGAAGAATCCCATCGCAAAAAGCTTTCAGATTGTATGTAGATTATATCCTGGATAAACTGTATAAAAGTGACGAATCTAGTTCTTCATTAATGTCTATAAGGAAGCCATATGAAAGAATTGTTGAACCAGAAAAATTAATTAAATCTTCTTCACAATTCATATCTGAGATAACCCAGTATCCGGTGATTTCTATGTTAAAAAAATCAGATAAGATGCGTCTATCTCACATAGAGTTGCTTCCAATCAGTGAATATAATTATGTATTATTAACTTTATATGATTCTGGTGATTTAAATCATACTGTAATTTCATCAGAGCAAATCATTGAACAAAACGAATTAATTAAGATAAATTTTCTATTGAAAAAACTTTTTTTAGGGAAAAACCTAAATGAAGTTTATGATAATTTAGAAGAATTTTCTTCGAAATACAAATATAATGATCTTTTTAAAGGAGCGATTACCGAAATTATTGAAAATGAAAAAGATAAGTTATCCTCTATGTATGTATCAGTTGAAGGCTTATCAAATATTTTCAAATACAGTGAATACAATGACTTAAGCAAAGTTCAAAGCATAATAGAGTACCTTGAAGACAAAGATAAAATTGTAAGTATTCTAAATTCTTCAGATAATTTCTTAGATATTAAAGTTGGGGATGAGAATAATGAACAACCTCTTGTTGAAAATACAATTATTAAAAGTTCTTATTTCTTCAATAAAAACAATATCGGTGTTATAGCTATCGTAGCTCCCATGAGAATGAATTATGAACTTTCAATAGAAGCTATGTTCAAATTATCGAGAAGAATTAACGGATTAATTATTAGGGGGGATTATTATGAAAGATAA
- the rpsT gene encoding 30S ribosomal protein S20, translating into MANIKSAIKRIDVTKLETARNKSKKSAIKTFIKKFEAAIEKNDKEDATKLFNLATKKIDQAASKNTISKNSAAKKISRMAKELNKLA; encoded by the coding sequence ATGGCAAATATTAAATCAGCAATTAAAAGAATTGATGTAACTAAACTTGAAACAGCTAGAAATAAATCTAAAAAATCAGCTATCAAAACTTTTATTAAGAAATTTGAAGCAGCGATTGAAAAAAACGATAAAGAAGATGCTACTAAATTATTTAACTTAGCAACTAAAAAGATTGATCAAGCCGCAAGCAAAAACACAATTTCTAAAAACAGTGCAGCTAAAAAAATTAGCAGAATGGCTAAAGAATTGAACAAATTAGCATAA
- the hemW gene encoding radical SAM family heme chaperone HemW codes for MKGIYIHIPFCDYKCNYCDFSTMTKQYNRVDEYFRLLQKEITIYKNPNEKIDTIYIGGGTPNLVDSKYIKEIYNLLNKSFDLQIKEFTIECNPEFVTKEKIESYKSIGVDRISLGVQSFNDEYNRFLGRGHKVTDVLKSFEIIKQYIDNISIDLIFGFPNQTLESLDNDLNYIRKLAPNHVSWYNMILEPGTKFYKDYEDINRNNDIEYEMYVKICKGLEDYNHYEISNFAKDDFESKHNKIYWKDENYYGFGLSSSGYINQKRYTNEFFYPNYKRKIINEQKPINFSENIDLEKREFEFIITNMRLKEGLDLKEYNQKFGIDLYKNNKNMIDKWIKERLLTLENNHLSFTDQGFFISNTFFIDILV; via the coding sequence ATGAAAGGAATTTATATTCACATACCTTTTTGCGACTATAAATGTAATTACTGTGATTTTTCAACCATGACAAAACAATATAATAGAGTTGATGAATACTTTAGATTACTACAGAAAGAAATAACTATTTACAAAAATCCAAATGAGAAGATAGATACCATTTATATAGGTGGAGGAACTCCCAATCTTGTAGATTCAAAATATATTAAAGAAATATACAATCTATTAAATAAGAGTTTTGATTTACAAATAAAGGAATTTACTATTGAATGTAATCCTGAATTTGTCACAAAAGAAAAAATAGAATCATATAAAAGTATTGGTGTAGATAGAATATCTTTGGGTGTTCAATCATTCAATGATGAATATAACAGATTTTTAGGAAGAGGACATAAAGTAACAGATGTTTTAAAATCTTTTGAGATAATTAAACAATATATTGATAATATTTCAATTGATTTAATATTCGGATTTCCAAATCAAACTTTAGAATCTTTGGACAATGATCTTAATTATATAAGAAAACTTGCTCCAAATCACGTATCCTGGTATAACATGATTCTAGAACCAGGAACTAAATTTTATAAAGATTATGAAGATATCAATAGAAATAACGATATCGAATATGAAATGTATGTAAAAATTTGTAAAGGGTTAGAAGATTATAATCACTATGAAATTTCAAATTTTGCAAAAGACGATTTTGAATCCAAACATAATAAAATTTACTGGAAAGATGAAAATTATTATGGGTTTGGATTATCTTCATCTGGATATATTAACCAGAAAAGATATACCAATGAGTTTTTCTATCCTAACTATAAGAGAAAAATAATAAATGAACAAAAGCCAATAAATTTTTCAGAGAATATTGATTTAGAAAAGAGAGAATTTGAATTTATAATAACTAATATGAGATTAAAAGAAGGATTAGATTTAAAAGAATACAATCAAAAGTTTGGCATAGATTTATATAAAAATAACAAAAACATGATAGATAAGTGGATTAAAGAAAGATTATTAACATTAGAAAATAATCATTTAAGCTTTACAGATCAGGGATTTTTCATATCTAATACTTTTTTTATAGATATTTTAGTTTAA
- the lepA gene encoding translation elongation factor 4, protein MKYDKKYVRNFSIIAHIDHGKSTLADRLIEETGMLTHREMSEQVLDSMDLERERGITIKLKAIKLFYKAKDNNVYILNLIDTPGHVDFTYEVSRSLKACEGAVLIVDATQGVEAQTLGNVYLAIDQDLEILPVINKIDLPSADINFAKKEIEDIIGLDAENVPAVSAKEGINIVDVLEDIVKNVPAPIGDENKPLKALIFDSYYDFYKGVVVYVRVFDGCIKPGSEILMMSTNKTFEVTECGYTSSGMISTDEISAGDVGYVVCSIKNVKDARVGDTITDKNNPVDKPLEGYKQVTPMVYCGIYPAEGEDFNSVRDALEKLQVNDAALTFENETSIALGFGLRCGFLGLLHMEIIQERLDREFDLDIIATAPSVIYKVHKKDGTEIEIQNPTNFPKETEIDYVEEPVVHAEIMTPTDYVGVIMELCQGKRGTFIDMTYLDEKRVTIKYKLPLNEVIYDFYDALKSKTRGYASLDYELIGYEKSNLIKLEIMINSEKVDALTIIVHEDLAYERARKIVTKLKDEIPRHQFVIPVQAAIGNKIIARETIKAYRKDVLAKCYGGDITRKRKLLEKQKEGKKRMRSVGSVDVPQEAFLSVLKYDEVN, encoded by the coding sequence ATGAAATATGATAAAAAATACGTAAGAAATTTTTCAATAATTGCACATATAGATCATGGAAAGTCAACCTTAGCTGATAGATTAATTGAAGAAACTGGTATGCTTACTCATAGAGAAATGAGTGAACAGGTTTTAGATTCCATGGATTTAGAGCGTGAGAGAGGAATAACAATCAAATTAAAAGCCATAAAATTGTTTTACAAAGCAAAAGATAATAACGTATATATACTTAATTTGATAGATACTCCTGGTCACGTAGACTTTACTTATGAAGTTAGCAGATCATTAAAAGCATGTGAGGGAGCTGTATTAATTGTTGATGCAACTCAAGGTGTAGAAGCACAAACACTTGGAAATGTATACTTAGCAATTGACCAAGATTTAGAAATTTTACCAGTGATTAACAAGATTGATTTACCGAGTGCTGACATTAATTTTGCAAAGAAAGAGATAGAAGATATTATTGGATTAGATGCTGAAAATGTTCCTGCAGTATCCGCTAAAGAAGGAATAAATATTGTAGATGTATTAGAAGATATTGTAAAAAATGTTCCAGCTCCAATCGGCGATGAAAATAAACCTTTAAAAGCATTAATATTTGACTCTTATTATGATTTTTACAAAGGTGTTGTTGTTTATGTAAGAGTTTTTGATGGATGCATAAAACCTGGATCAGAAATATTAATGATGTCTACAAACAAGACATTTGAAGTTACTGAATGTGGATATACTTCTTCTGGAATGATAAGCACTGATGAAATCAGTGCTGGAGATGTTGGATATGTTGTTTGCAGCATTAAGAATGTAAAGGATGCAAGAGTGGGCGACACTATTACTGATAAAAACAATCCTGTTGATAAACCTTTGGAAGGATATAAGCAAGTGACGCCAATGGTGTATTGTGGTATTTATCCAGCTGAAGGAGAAGATTTTAATTCTGTAAGAGATGCTTTAGAAAAGTTACAAGTTAATGATGCGGCTTTAACATTTGAAAACGAAACGTCAATAGCATTAGGTTTTGGATTGAGATGTGGATTTTTAGGACTATTACACATGGAAATCATTCAAGAAAGATTAGATAGAGAATTTGACCTTGATATCATTGCTACTGCGCCAAGCGTAATCTATAAAGTTCATAAAAAAGATGGCACTGAAATAGAGATCCAAAATCCTACGAATTTCCCAAAAGAGACTGAAATAGATTATGTTGAAGAACCTGTTGTTCATGCAGAAATTATGACACCTACTGATTATGTAGGAGTAATCATGGAACTTTGTCAAGGCAAAAGAGGTACTTTCATAGATATGACATATCTTGACGAAAAGAGAGTAACTATAAAGTATAAATTACCACTAAATGAAGTGATTTATGATTTCTATGACGCATTAAAATCAAAAACTAGAGGCTACGCATCATTAGATTATGAATTAATTGGATATGAAAAATCAAATTTAATAAAACTTGAAATAATGATTAATTCAGAAAAAGTCGACGCTTTAACAATTATTGTACATGAAGACTTGGCTTATGAAAGAGCTAGAAAAATAGTAACAAAACTGAAAGATGAAATACCTAGACATCAATTTGTAATTCCTGTACAAGCAGCTATAGGAAACAAGATAATAGCAAGAGAAACTATTAAAGCATACAGAAAAGATGTACTTGCTAAATGTTACGGCGGAGATATAACTAGAAAACGTAAACTTTTAGAAAAACAAAAAGAAGGTAAGAAGAGAATGAGGTCTGTAGGTAGTGTAGATGTTCCTCAAGAAGCTTTCTTATCAGTATTAAAATACGATGAAGTAAATTAA
- a CDS encoding DNA internalization-related competence protein ComEC/Rec2 has translation MLITTIILIQIISATILYIYFNPIFIAIDVVVTGIVLFKDKKKLIISLLVLFLTIIHLNTIDAKYNSIKDNEFLDVNAVVINKNRSNKKYIVKLTNNNNIKFLVTTKKDLEIGDKVNIRSKVNKAYTNGNPYMFNYKNYLLKNNIYGDIYCRTNPEIIGKSKSPLLKIRKLVLNHIVFKLDSNFNGEESSVLKSVFTGSNFLSDDYTNAVNALGISHVFAISGLHIIILYTIFNKLFGIFKINRKLISWISLILIAIYEYAVGLPSSIVRAFIMLVIVELSNQMQIDWFDLNNLTIAAIIILLINPYNLLDVGFIFSFLATFTIIYLYPRFKKYNKKLYNYFLLSGMVYLILLPIQLRFFNEYTLGFIIGNTIILPIFTVVIQLTAIVLLIPNSINYIFVQLIKLCLKTISYIFATIDFLGIHSTNFMSFSILMIILYYIILFTTYNRHYIKTLNDFNKKTLTNMLFLSLILPLILNIINPITKINFVDIGQGDCLLVRQYIKSFMIDTGGSYKSEDKSGENLMEYLHKIGLNNLEYVFLTHFDEDHSKNLININKSYNPIVLSRINGDKILKKKYNQGNVYVSLRNKQNIRIGNVDIKIIDKPISNEENDKSIVYKLYINNISLLITGDISGEYERNILKDDIKSDILKVSHHGSKSSSDSHFLKTVRPKLAVISVGLRNEYGHPHHQTLDRLNKLNIPIKRTDLDGNIEVVSSKFFNSIRANRDKYSIIHFLVEEQNSIITTVVILLYFKNRGVKNGFFIGETKIR, from the coding sequence ATGCTAATCACTACAATCATTTTGATACAGATAATTTCAGCAACAATTTTATACATATATTTTAATCCTATATTTATTGCAATTGATGTAGTGGTAACAGGTATAGTTTTATTTAAAGATAAAAAGAAACTTATTATATCTTTATTAGTACTTTTTTTGACTATAATTCATTTGAATACAATTGATGCTAAATACAATTCAATCAAAGATAATGAATTTTTAGATGTTAATGCCGTAGTAATTAATAAAAATAGGTCTAATAAAAAGTATATTGTAAAGCTAACTAATAATAACAATATAAAATTTTTAGTAACTACTAAAAAAGATTTAGAAATTGGTGATAAAGTAAATATCAGATCAAAAGTTAATAAAGCTTACACAAATGGTAATCCATATATGTTTAACTATAAAAATTATTTGCTAAAAAATAACATATATGGAGATATATACTGTAGAACTAATCCAGAAATAATTGGGAAATCTAAATCACCTCTATTAAAAATTAGAAAATTAGTTTTAAATCACATAGTTTTTAAATTAGATTCCAACTTTAACGGCGAAGAATCTTCAGTGTTAAAATCTGTATTTACAGGTTCTAACTTTTTGAGCGATGACTATACAAATGCTGTTAACGCACTAGGAATTAGTCATGTATTTGCGATAAGCGGACTGCATATTATAATTTTATATACCATTTTTAATAAATTATTTGGAATATTTAAGATTAATAGAAAACTTATTTCTTGGATTTCACTAATATTAATTGCAATTTACGAATATGCAGTAGGTTTACCTTCATCTATTGTTAGAGCTTTTATAATGTTAGTGATAGTAGAATTATCTAATCAAATGCAAATAGATTGGTTTGATTTAAATAATTTAACAATCGCAGCTATTATTATTTTGCTGATAAACCCTTATAATTTGTTAGACGTTGGATTCATTTTTTCTTTTTTAGCAACATTTACCATAATTTATTTGTATCCTAGATTCAAAAAATATAATAAAAAATTATATAATTATTTTTTATTATCTGGAATGGTTTATTTAATATTATTACCGATACAATTAAGATTTTTTAATGAATACACCTTAGGATTTATTATCGGAAATACCATTATATTGCCGATTTTTACAGTGGTAATCCAATTAACTGCAATTGTACTTTTGATACCTAATAGTATCAATTATATATTTGTTCAACTTATAAAATTGTGTTTAAAAACTATAAGCTATATTTTTGCTACAATTGATTTTTTAGGTATACATAGTACTAATTTCATGAGTTTTTCTATTTTAATGATAATTTTATATTATATAATATTATTTACAACATATAATAGGCACTATATCAAAACTTTAAATGATTTTAATAAAAAGACTCTAACAAATATGTTATTCCTTAGTTTAATATTACCTTTAATTTTAAATATTATAAATCCAATTACAAAGATAAATTTTGTTGATATTGGCCAAGGTGATTGTTTACTTGTTAGACAATATATTAAAAGCTTTATGATAGATACGGGAGGATCTTATAAGTCAGAAGATAAGTCTGGAGAGAATCTTATGGAATATCTTCATAAAATAGGTTTAAATAACCTTGAGTATGTGTTTTTAACACATTTTGATGAGGATCATAGTAAAAATCTAATAAATATTAACAAATCATATAATCCAATAGTTTTATCCAGAATTAATGGAGACAAAATATTAAAAAAGAAATACAATCAGGGCAATGTTTATGTAAGCTTACGAAACAAACAAAATATAAGAATTGGTAATGTTGATATTAAGATTATAGATAAACCGATTAGTAACGAAGAAAACGACAAATCTATTGTTTACAAATTATATATTAATAATATTTCATTACTTATTACGGGTGATATTTCTGGTGAGTATGAAAGAAATATTTTAAAAGATGATATTAAATCTGATATATTAAAAGTTTCTCATCACGGAAGTAAAAGTAGTTCAGATTCTCATTTTTTAAAAACAGTTAGACCGAAATTGGCTGTTATTTCTGTAGGATTAAGGAATGAATATGGACACCCACATCATCAAACATTAGATAGATTAAATAAACTTAATATCCCTATAAAAAGAACTGATTTAGATGGAAATATCGAGGTTGTTTCTAGCAAATTTTTTAATTCTATTAGAGCCAATAGAGATAAATATTCGATTATTCATTTTCTAGTAGAAGAACAGAATTCGATTATTACGACAGTTGTTATATTGCTTTACTTTAAAAATAGAGGAGTGAAAAATGGATTTTTCATTGGCGAAACAAAAATTAGATAA